The DNA region ACTTTAGCACGAAAAGGAGCTGAGCGGTTGTGGCATTTGCTGCATACTGAGGATTACATTCCTGCTCTTGGTGCATTAACAGGTAATCAAGCTGTTCAGCAAGTAAAGGCAGGTCTGAAAGCTATTTATCTTAGCGGATGGCAAGTAGCAGCAGATGCGAATTTAGCAGGACAAATGTATCCTGACCAAAGCTTATATCCAGCCAATAGTGTACCTCATGTAGTAAAAAGAATTAATCAAGCATTTCAACGAGCAGATCAAATTCACACGGTAGAAGGGAAAAACGATATTTACTGGTTCGCGCCGATTGTTGCTGATGCAGAGGCAGGTTTTGGTGGTCATTTGAATGTATTTGAACTCATGAAGGCGATGATTGAAGCGGGTGCAGCAGGGGTTCATTTTGAAGACCAACTTTCTTCGGAAAAGAAATGCGGTCATATGGGTGGGAAAGTTCTAATCCCAACACAAACAGCGATTCGTAATTTGATTGCTGCTCGCTTAGCCGCTGACGTCATGGGTGTACCTACAGTTATTGTCGCAAGAACAGATGCTGACTCGGCCCAATTAATTACCAATGATATCGATCCAAGAGACCAGAAATTTATTACAGGTGAACGAACAGAAGAAGGGTTTTATCGAATAAAAGGGGGGATCGAAATGGCAATTGATCGTGCGCTTTCGTTTGCCCCATATGCAGATTTACTTTGGTTTGAAACTAGTAAACCA from Tepidibacillus fermentans includes:
- the aceA gene encoding isocitrate lyase encodes the protein MNREEEIKKIEEMWQNDPRWNGIKRTYRAEDVVRLRGSLQIEYTLARKGAERLWHLLHTEDYIPALGALTGNQAVQQVKAGLKAIYLSGWQVAADANLAGQMYPDQSLYPANSVPHVVKRINQAFQRADQIHTVEGKNDIYWFAPIVADAEAGFGGHLNVFELMKAMIEAGAAGVHFEDQLSSEKKCGHMGGKVLIPTQTAIRNLIAARLAADVMGVPTVIVARTDADSAQLITNDIDPRDQKFITGERTEEGFYRIKGGIEMAIDRALSFAPYADLLWFETSKPDIEEARQFSEAIHEKYPGKLLAYNCSPSFNWKLKLSDEEILNFQKEIGKMGYKFQFVTLAGFHALNHSMFELAHDYKNRGMAAYADLQEREFALEAKGYTATRHQREVGAGYFDEITMVVTGGSTSTTALTGSTEEMQFRVSV